The genomic DNA TATCGGCTTACTCATTTCTCGGTCAGACCTTCTACAATAGAGGAGAGTTTGATAAGGCGGCGAGTTGTTGGGAGAAGGAGATCACTTTATCGCCGGATCATCTAGTAACTTATTTCATGTTGACCGACGCGTATATAAATGGTGGTCGTACGGAGGAAGCTCTTAATGTTCTGATGAGTCTTTCTCGCAGGGACCCAGACAGCATCTTGACAAGAGTTGAGATGGCTGATTTGTACGAAAGAATGGGAAATACTGACATGAGAGACAGAGTCGAGCAGGAAGTGCTTGAAGCAAAGCCTGTCTATATAAACGACATGGAGCCTTGGGCGAAGATTCAGTTTAAGAATTCAAAGTTTGATGTTGTGGAAGAAGAGGCTAAGCGGTTTTTGAAAGAAGACCCAGATAGGCCAGAGCTGAAGATGCTTCTCATTGTGACTCATGTTAAGAAAGGGCTTTGTTCTGAGGCAAAGAGGCTTATGGAGGACTTTGAAAATGAGCAGGTTTGGTATTACTACGGAAAGAAAGAGCTTTTCGATGAGTTCCTTTCTGAAGAAGAGAGAAGACAGTGTGGGATTACTTAGTTTTTAGAGTTCCGGTTTTCTTCGTTTTCGGGCTAATCTTTGGGAGTTTTTCTAATGCGTTGATCTTCAGGATTCCTTCCAAGGAGTACTCTATTGTCAGACCTCGAAGGAGCTTCTGCCCACACTGCAAGCATGAACTTTCCTGGAAAGACAACCTTCCAATCATTAGCTACCTCGTCCTAGGGGGAAAGTGTAGGTACTGCGGTAAACCAATTTCCGCAAGATATCCCTTAGTTGAGTTGCTGACAGCAACATTATATGCGTTAAACGCGGCTCTTTTTTCTCTTTCGGGAGCGATCTCGATATCAGTTCTATCCACAGGACTCATCGTTTCTTCGTTTATCGATCTTGAGCACTACATGATTCCCGATCTCGGCGTGATTCTCGTTGGAATAGGCGCCTTCGCATGGTCGATCCTTGAGAATAGATTTCCTTTGAACTTGCTGTATGCTCTTCTAGTAACAGGGGCAATGGTAGCCTTCTTCTTAATTGCAAACCTTGTGAAAAGAGACAGCTTCGGATTTGGCGACGTTGAACTTCTTGCTGCTCTTTCACTTGCAACGGGGATAGTAGGGTCTCTTTACACAATTATGATAGCTTCGTTTGCCGCGCTGATAGTGTATGCCATAAACGCCGCAGCTAAAGGAAAAAGGTTCGACAGACGAGCTCAGCTTCCCTTCGGTCCTTTCATCGCAATCGGTGGATATTTAACAATAATCTTCCTTGATTTCATTGAGGCACTTTATAGGGTATGAACATGAGAGACTGGACTCATGAAATAAGAAAGACTGGAATCGCATTTGCTGATTTTCTGGATAGCAAGGGGATTCATCTCTCTTTAAGCTCTCACGGAGAGTATTTCGTCCAATTGTCTAATGGAATAACATTCAAGCTTTACACAAATTGCTCCGGGAACAAAAGGATAGTCTTGCCCTCTTCCGCCTGCGATGCGCTGTCTGAGAAGTTGCTGTTCGCGTGGGAGGAATTCAACGGCAGAACATACGGTGGAACACACCTCTTCGTTGATGGAAGTTTTAGAGACAACGCGGCAGGCTATGGAGTGATTGTGATCTCTGAAGAACGTATAGAGGAAAAGATGAAGGGTTGTGTGAGAGAAAACCTGGAAATGAGAAATGTGATAGGAGAGATAGAAGGTGTTGTTCAAGGGTTGAACTATTGCCTGAAAAAGCGATATAAGGAAGTGAAAATACATTACGACTATGAGGGATTAAAGAGCTGGAAAACAGGAGAGTGGAAAGCAAAGAACGAATCGACGAGAAAGTACAGAGCTTTTCTTGATGAACTATCCCCCGATATCAGTATAGAATGGGTGAAGGTCAAATCGCATGTTGGAGATACCTTCAACGAGATTGCGGATAAATTAGCAAAGGAAGCTGTTGATGAGTGTTCTTGAATGCTTCTTGAGCCACTTTGCGGAATCCGGCTGCCAAAAGCAAACGCTCGATGTTTTCCTAACACCAGTACGCTCTTTGTGAAGAAATCGAGGGGGCTCTGAAGGATATGTTACATACAAAATTACGTCAATCGCATCAGTCTCTCTTCGCTCGATGACTGAAGAGAACTTCGAAGAGCTTTTTCCATTTTTTAATGAAATTCAGCTGGTATTTGGTCGCTTTTTTTGTCTTTTTTTGTTGAGAGCAGCGGTATCAAGGAGTAGCTGACGGTAAGTCAATATTCTATGTGATTCCAAAGGCTGGAAAAGCGGAAATAGAATTAAGAATTATTGGGAGGTTTGACTGTGAGAGTATACATCAGTGCTGACATTGAAGGGACTTCAGGGATTGCAGATTGGAACGAAGCAAGAAAGGGACATCAAGACTACGAATATTTCAAGAAGCAGATGACTGCCGAAGTGAGTGCCGCTGTGCAGGGTGCTCTGAAAGCAGGGGCCTCGGAAGTTATTGTGAGAGATGCCCATGGAAGTGCAAGAAATATTGATCCCTCCTCTCTTCCTGAAGAAGTTCGCATATTGAGAGGATGGGCAAGAGACCCTCTGATGATGATGCAGGGAGTCGATAACGGTATTGGTGCCGTCGTATTCACAGGCTACCACTCCCCATCAGGGCAGGCTTTGAATCCTCTTTCTCACACTATGACCGGCGAGATCTTTTATTTGAAGATGAATGGGGAGCTTGTCAGTGAATTCATGCTCAACGCGATGTCAGCAGCCTACTACGGTATACCGATTGCTTTTATCAGTGGCGATGAAGGAATTGTGAGGATTGCTGAGCAGGCCGTACCTGGCATCGTGACGGTCTCAACAAATCGTGGAAGTGGATCATCAGTCGATTCAATCCATCCCTTAAGAGCGGTGAAACTGATTGAAGAGGGGGTCTATAAGGCTTTGAAGAATCTTGAGACACAACCCTTGGAGCTGCCAGAGCGATTTATTGTCGAAATTGCCTATGTTGACCACAGACTGGCACACAAACTCTCCTTTTTTCCGGGAGTGCGCAAGATGGATGACCGGACACTCATATTTGAAGATACTGACTATTTTGAAGTGCTTAGAAAGCTATTGTTCCTGCTATAGAAATCCTACGACAATCTCAGAAGGAGTTTTGTAGATAATCACACGGTAGTTTTCCGGGTGCTTTTCAGTCTTATGCTGTCTTTGACCGGGTAGTCAAGCGGAACCCTCGTTTCGGTTTCAAAACCATATTTGGCATATATTGAAAGAGCCCTATCATTGCTCCTTGAAACATCGAGCACAATCTCTTGACAAGTTTCGAAAAGATAATTAAATATCATTCTCGCAAAGCCCATATTCCTGAAGTCTCTTTCAACCGAAATGATTCCTAGATAGCTTTGGGTAGATGAAACACTCATTCTCATTGCCTTTCGTAGCGTCCGAATTTCCATTAGCAACCTGAATCTAGAAAGACTAGTGAAGAAATCTCCGAATCCAAATTTTGAAGAAGCTAATTGCCTCATCTCATTCATTGAGTAAAGGGCATATATCGCTACGGGTTGTCCCCTAAATTCACATACGGTTATGTGCCTAATGTTTAGTGGGCTATTAAGTAATATAAGTCCGGAGACATACCTACGAGCCCTTCTTCCAAAAGCTCTTCTGAAATGCGAAGGATCAGTATCGAAAACCAGCGAGGCAACAAAGGGCACATCCTCACTTTCTGCCGGTCTAAATAACATCTCTCTCTTTTCCACAGTAAGATTCTACGCCTCCAACCATGATTGATCAACTTCTATTTTGGCACAGTATTGCACAAGTTTATCTATCAGAATCAAGATACATGATATGAGGTGGCCTATGGAAACCAGGGAGAGAGAGATGAACGAGAGCGTGCATATTGCCGAACGCTTGCTCGAGGGGACACTCGAGGCTTCGGCAGTGTTTTCGGCCGAGGGGGAGGTAGTTGTTGAGAACAGACAATGGAGAAGGCTATCTTCTGATTATTTCTATGAATTAAGCTTTGTGAAGCAAGATATGATAGATTTCTCGATTTTATTCAACTTGCTGAACGAAACGAGTATAGCAAGACTCAGTTCTCTAATCAATGGAGAGATAAATCATGTGTCTCTCGACCTGAGC from Mesotoga infera includes the following:
- a CDS encoding tetratricopeptide repeat protein — translated: MEIIRLRQGEKSISITETLPFSIAILDQIYDGDINLAIDDVKGSQVEKDLNVIRTLTETFDNIVTPENYAPIEYEEFLEYLSETELSIKSFARGTFSGFQDKILSIADRGDYDSAHQFLDLLMEANVDEASVCELKGTIFLESGNEEEGINWLQRALKIDPSLVSAYSFLGQTFYNRGEFDKAASCWEKEITLSPDHLVTYFMLTDAYINGGRTEEALNVLMSLSRRDPDSILTRVEMADLYERMGNTDMRDRVEQEVLEAKPVYINDMEPWAKIQFKNSKFDVVEEEAKRFLKEDPDRPELKMLLIVTHVKKGLCSEAKRLMEDFENEQVWYYYGKKELFDEFLSEEERRQCGIT
- a CDS encoding prepilin peptidase produces the protein MWDYLVFRVPVFFVFGLIFGSFSNALIFRIPSKEYSIVRPRRSFCPHCKHELSWKDNLPIISYLVLGGKCRYCGKPISARYPLVELLTATLYALNAALFSLSGAISISVLSTGLIVSSFIDLEHYMIPDLGVILVGIGAFAWSILENRFPLNLLYALLVTGAMVAFFLIANLVKRDSFGFGDVELLAALSLATGIVGSLYTIMIASFAALIVYAINAAAKGKRFDRRAQLPFGPFIAIGGYLTIIFLDFIEALYRV
- a CDS encoding reverse transcriptase-like protein yields the protein MNMRDWTHEIRKTGIAFADFLDSKGIHLSLSSHGEYFVQLSNGITFKLYTNCSGNKRIVLPSSACDALSEKLLFAWEEFNGRTYGGTHLFVDGSFRDNAAGYGVIVISEERIEEKMKGCVRENLEMRNVIGEIEGVVQGLNYCLKKRYKEVKIHYDYEGLKSWKTGEWKAKNESTRKYRAFLDELSPDISIEWVKVKSHVGDTFNEIADKLAKEAVDECS
- a CDS encoding peptidase M55; translation: MRVYISADIEGTSGIADWNEARKGHQDYEYFKKQMTAEVSAAVQGALKAGASEVIVRDAHGSARNIDPSSLPEEVRILRGWARDPLMMMQGVDNGIGAVVFTGYHSPSGQALNPLSHTMTGEIFYLKMNGELVSEFMLNAMSAAYYGIPIAFISGDEGIVRIAEQAVPGIVTVSTNRGSGSSVDSIHPLRAVKLIEEGVYKALKNLETQPLELPERFIVEIAYVDHRLAHKLSFFPGVRKMDDRTLIFEDTDYFEVLRKLLFLL
- a CDS encoding GNAT family N-acetyltransferase, whose product is MEKREMLFRPAESEDVPFVASLVFDTDPSHFRRAFGRRARRYVSGLILLNSPLNIRHITVCEFRGQPVAIYALYSMNEMRQLASSKFGFGDFFTSLSRFRLLMEIRTLRKAMRMSVSSTQSYLGIISVERDFRNMGFARMIFNYLFETCQEIVLDVSRSNDRALSIYAKYGFETETRVPLDYPVKDSIRLKSTRKTTV